From Anaerobacillus sp. CMMVII, one genomic window encodes:
- a CDS encoding VanZ family protein: MFIYLLAVIYVTLFAWNYGASLGPAGPGGRNYNFIPFRSIYRIAVFSPKIIDPIKILIGNIILFMPFGFLVPIAIKKLRKSIFATTMLGMLFSILIESSQFLFTYRVSNIDDVILNTLGAFLGAVIIKIGFFIKSKLFYFRI; encoded by the coding sequence TTGTTTATCTACTTACTGGCGGTTATCTATGTTACATTGTTTGCCTGGAATTACGGTGCCTCGCTTGGTCCTGCTGGTCCTGGGGGGAGGAACTACAATTTCATTCCGTTTCGTAGCATCTATCGCATTGCCGTTTTTAGTCCGAAAATCATTGATCCAATTAAGATATTGATCGGAAACATCATTTTGTTTATGCCATTTGGATTTCTCGTACCGATCGCGATAAAAAAACTGCGAAAATCAATCTTTGCAACAACGATGCTAGGTATGCTTTTCTCGATCCTGATCGAAAGTAGTCAATTTTTATTTACGTATCGTGTTTCAAATATCGATGATGTAATTTTAAACACACTCGGTGCATTTCTTGGTGCAGTAATCATAAAAATTGGTTTCTTTATAAAGTCAAAATTATTTTATTTTCGAATCTAA
- a CDS encoding VTT domain-containing protein, translated as MNKALLFIFYVLIAIAIYVYQEELIIWFQQTKDTSIFLTMFIATLFALFPIIPFPIIGGVIGAMYGTFLGGFVTWVASTAASIIMFLFIRFVFQSWGLKIIQRYKRLEMITLMFERNAFITILVSRLIPFIPSIVVNAYSAVSRVSFLSYTIASSLGKIPAMLYLPYLDIRLSVQTKKSSLLLGYMQPLS; from the coding sequence ATGAATAAAGCACTTTTATTTATTTTTTATGTATTAATTGCCATTGCTATCTACGTATACCAAGAAGAATTAATCATATGGTTTCAACAAACTAAGGATACTTCAATCTTTCTAACCATGTTTATTGCAACCCTTTTTGCACTCTTTCCAATTATCCCATTTCCGATTATTGGTGGCGTTATCGGTGCAATGTATGGAACGTTTCTAGGTGGGTTTGTTACGTGGGTTGCTTCGACTGCTGCATCAATTATTATGTTTCTTTTTATTCGCTTCGTCTTTCAAAGCTGGGGACTCAAGATTATTCAACGCTATAAGCGTCTAGAAATGATTACTTTGATGTTTGAACGAAATGCTTTTATTACAATCTTAGTGTCTCGTTTGATCCCGTTTATTCCATCGATTGTTGTCAATGCTTATAGTGCGGTAAGCCGCGTTTCCTTCCTAAGCTACACCATTGCTTCAAGCTTAGGGAAAATCCCTGCGATGCTTTATTTGCCGTACTTGGACATTCGTTTGTCAGTTCAAACCAAGAAGTCATCATTATTATTGGGATATATGCAGCCATTATCTTAA
- a CDS encoding DMT family transporter, with protein MKTKNIWLIYFMLALATSTWGSAFIAGKIAVESFEPATVAFFRFFGAAILLVPLMLYLEKDIPKPTKKDWFLFAMLGLTGIALYNIFFFIASKHAPVIKSSLFIASNPILIILLSAIFLKEKISRNQVFGLILAMLGVAFIITNGHLEVFITMAFEPIDVILLGAVICWALYSVIGRVVLKKFSSIVSTTYAVVFGTVFLLPFAMMETSFSDFTSSTSSAWLAIAHMSVFVTVVSFIMYYYGIQQIGAAKASIFINFMPISAVIMASVFLDEALTLPHLIGALCVLGGVTLSTYKRPAKKAKINEVKKLA; from the coding sequence TTGAAAACAAAAAATATTTGGCTGATTTATTTCATGTTAGCTTTGGCAACAAGTACCTGGGGAAGTGCCTTTATCGCAGGAAAAATTGCGGTAGAAAGCTTTGAACCTGCGACAGTAGCCTTCTTCCGTTTCTTTGGTGCAGCAATCTTGCTCGTTCCGCTGATGTTGTACTTAGAAAAAGACATCCCTAAACCTACGAAAAAAGATTGGTTTTTATTTGCTATGCTTGGTTTGACTGGTATTGCACTCTATAACATTTTCTTTTTTATTGCTAGTAAGCATGCACCTGTGATTAAGAGTTCGTTATTTATTGCATCTAATCCAATCTTAATTATTCTACTATCTGCGATCTTTTTAAAAGAAAAAATATCTCGTAATCAGGTATTCGGCCTTATTTTAGCAATGCTCGGGGTTGCTTTTATCATAACGAATGGTCATCTTGAAGTTTTTATTACGATGGCGTTTGAACCGATTGATGTTATTCTGCTTGGAGCCGTTATTTGTTGGGCTTTATACAGCGTCATTGGTAGAGTTGTATTAAAAAAGTTTAGTTCGATTGTTTCCACGACGTATGCGGTCGTGTTTGGAACTGTCTTTTTATTACCTTTTGCTATGATGGAAACTAGTTTTTCAGACTTCACATCAAGTACTAGTAGCGCTTGGCTAGCGATTGCCCATATGAGTGTTTTTGTGACTGTTGTTTCATTTATCATGTATTATTACGGAATACAACAAATTGGTGCTGCTAAAGCCTCTATATTTATCAACTTTATGCCGATCTCAGCAGTGATTATGGCTAGTGTGTTTTTAGACGAGGCGTTAACTCTTCCTCATTTAATTGGTGCTTTATGTGTTCTTGGCGGTGTAACGTTAAGCACGTATAAACGTCCAGCTAAAAAAGCAAAAATAAATGAGGTAAAAAAATTAGCTTAA
- a CDS encoding AAA family ATPase, with protein MSTYAYGIEEIESTIEKCKVTDNVKEGKLLRLLQMVESMQEQSTKTSKLKAQLYAMIALARFKRVNELDQVTLSWLDKAMEVDPRDPLINETYIKIYLMLLESPLLPSQFPQIRETDHGNAKKKLANDYLHLANEFFERASYFEGIIESLINAARRLYDDEKIIKFEVLADILLQLKKELRTIVKSTESYADSVKGIYYSQTQLAEVKKSIGEIESLHKRWQETTGQAGEVQTSDQASALIELQKMVGLTEVKERVEKLYHYLLYQKVRKEKGYQLKDELSLHMILTGNPGTGKTTLARLLAKIYFELGMLPREEVIEVDRSHLVGGYIGQTEENTMNVIKQAVGGVLFIDEAYSLKREDSSGSDYGQTAIDTLVSAMTSSEYAGKFAVILAGYPEEMRQFLWANPGLRSRFPENNHIHLRDYAIEELIEIAEQIALDNDFTFSESAIIELKKRIEREQVDASFGNARTVKNIVLDAIFQKGSVVGLNEPFNNEDFTILTKENVQGHVQDEDDTDGIQQLDGLVGLQKVKQEVKSLVSFVKVQQLRREKKLPTVPLQVHSVFTGNPGTGKTTVAKLYAKILKEIGLLKRGHLVTTSRGDLVAGFTGQTALKTKKKIREALGGVLFIDEAYSLVGGQGDFGKEAVDTLVDEMTKHNDNLVVILAGYPEEISKLIKSNPGLESRFKKYFHFEDYQIEEVVEMVGLNAKQFGYSLTSDVNSYLQSQLAEQKPTGNGRFAKDLVDIAIQNHSLRIMNEVKQLTTTELTQLTLEDFKKSF; from the coding sequence GTGAGTACCTACGCGTATGGAATTGAAGAAATAGAGAGTACCATTGAAAAATGCAAGGTGACTGACAATGTCAAGGAAGGGAAACTTCTCAGGTTATTGCAGATGGTTGAAAGCATGCAAGAACAATCGACCAAAACTAGTAAGCTTAAAGCACAACTTTATGCAATGATTGCATTGGCGAGATTTAAACGTGTTAATGAACTTGATCAAGTAACACTTAGTTGGCTAGATAAAGCGATGGAAGTCGACCCAAGAGATCCTTTAATAAATGAGACGTACATTAAAATATATCTTATGCTACTAGAAAGTCCGCTACTTCCTAGTCAGTTTCCGCAAATTCGGGAAACAGATCACGGTAATGCGAAAAAAAAGTTAGCTAACGATTATTTACATTTGGCAAATGAATTCTTTGAACGTGCTTCATACTTTGAAGGCATTATTGAGTCACTAATCAATGCAGCTAGACGATTATATGATGACGAAAAAATAATCAAATTTGAGGTTTTGGCTGATATTCTTCTACAATTGAAAAAGGAACTACGAACAATTGTAAAGTCTACCGAGAGCTATGCCGATTCAGTAAAGGGTATCTATTATTCCCAGACACAACTTGCAGAAGTGAAGAAGTCGATTGGAGAAATTGAATCCTTACATAAAAGATGGCAAGAAACTACTGGACAAGCTGGAGAAGTACAAACTTCCGATCAAGCCTCTGCATTAATTGAACTACAAAAAATGGTCGGTTTAACAGAAGTAAAAGAAAGAGTAGAAAAGCTCTATCATTATTTACTGTACCAGAAGGTTCGAAAAGAAAAAGGCTATCAGTTAAAGGACGAATTAAGCTTACATATGATTTTGACAGGAAACCCTGGGACGGGGAAAACTACGCTCGCACGCTTACTCGCAAAAATTTACTTTGAGCTTGGAATGTTACCAAGAGAAGAAGTCATCGAAGTCGATCGTTCCCATTTGGTTGGCGGGTATATTGGACAAACAGAGGAAAACACGATGAATGTAATTAAACAAGCAGTGGGCGGTGTGCTATTTATTGACGAAGCATACAGTTTGAAGCGAGAAGATAGTAGTGGGAGTGATTATGGACAAACGGCGATTGACACGTTAGTTTCGGCGATGACGAGCAGTGAATATGCTGGTAAGTTTGCCGTCATCCTAGCGGGGTATCCTGAAGAAATGCGCCAGTTCTTATGGGCCAATCCTGGTCTACGCAGCCGATTTCCAGAAAACAACCACATTCATTTACGTGACTATGCGATTGAAGAGCTTATAGAAATAGCAGAACAAATTGCACTTGATAATGATTTTACGTTTTCGGAATCGGCGATTATCGAGTTGAAAAAACGGATTGAACGTGAGCAAGTCGATGCTTCTTTCGGAAACGCGAGAACAGTGAAAAATATAGTTCTTGATGCTATTTTTCAAAAAGGTTCAGTTGTCGGACTTAATGAACCTTTTAATAATGAGGATTTTACGATCTTAACAAAGGAAAATGTTCAAGGTCATGTTCAAGACGAGGACGACACGGATGGGATTCAGCAATTAGACGGTCTCGTCGGCCTTCAAAAAGTGAAACAAGAGGTTAAGTCATTAGTCTCTTTTGTAAAGGTACAACAACTGCGCCGCGAAAAGAAGCTGCCAACTGTTCCTCTTCAGGTGCATTCCGTATTTACTGGAAACCCTGGAACTGGTAAAACGACCGTAGCAAAACTGTACGCGAAAATCCTAAAGGAAATCGGACTCCTGAAAAGAGGGCATTTAGTAACTACTAGTAGAGGAGATCTTGTTGCAGGGTTTACTGGGCAAACCGCTTTAAAGACGAAGAAAAAAATTCGCGAAGCACTAGGTGGGGTTTTATTTATTGATGAGGCCTATTCCCTAGTAGGTGGCCAAGGTGACTTTGGTAAAGAAGCCGTTGATACATTAGTAGATGAGATGACAAAGCATAATGATAATCTCGTCGTTATTTTAGCTGGATATCCAGAGGAAATATCCAAGCTCATCAAAAGTAATCCTGGACTTGAATCCAGGTTTAAGAAATACTTTCACTTTGAGGATTACCAGATAGAAGAAGTAGTGGAAATGGTCGGACTAAACGCAAAACAGTTTGGTTATAGCCTAACAAGTGATGTAAATAGTTATTTACAATCACAATTAGCTGAGCAAAAGCCGACGGGAAATGGGCGCTTTGCCAAAGACCTTGTTGATATAGCTATTCAAAATCATTCGTTACGGATTATGAACGAAGTAAAACAGCTAACAACAACTGAGTTAACACAATTAACACTTGAAGACTTCAAAAAATCTTTTTAA
- a CDS encoding thioesterase family protein, with the protein MFTSIAKIEVRYAETDQMGVVYHANYLVWCEIGRTKLIEEMGFKYAQMEQEGIMSPVVNVQFSYKYPARYGETVEVRTWVEEYNSIKVTYGYEIVNQDGKICVTGTSEHVCVTKESFRPISIKRKFPLLHDAYEKVKNKTNVYKTCLKVKITLWFFSNT; encoded by the coding sequence TTGTTTACTTCGATAGCAAAAATTGAAGTTCGCTATGCGGAAACCGATCAAATGGGTGTTGTTTACCACGCAAATTACCTTGTTTGGTGTGAAATCGGGCGAACGAAATTAATAGAGGAAATGGGTTTTAAGTACGCACAAATGGAACAGGAAGGGATTATGTCTCCGGTTGTCAATGTTCAATTCTCGTATAAGTATCCAGCGAGGTATGGAGAAACGGTTGAGGTAAGAACTTGGGTTGAAGAGTACAATAGTATTAAGGTAACCTATGGCTATGAAATCGTGAACCAAGATGGAAAAATATGTGTAACTGGAACAAGTGAGCATGTTTGTGTTACGAAAGAGTCATTTCGGCCGATCTCAATCAAGCGAAAGTTCCCACTTTTGCACGATGCTTATGAAAAAGTAAAGAACAAGACTAATGTGTATAAAACTTGTCTTAAAGTAAAAATAACCTTGTGGTTTTTTTCGAATACTTAA
- the tlp gene encoding small acid-soluble spore protein Tlp: MAKPDNRYNNAERLEQMVNNTIENLEEAHKTLQNEDLNSADREAIEAKNARREQSIEGFKAEIEDEIAARENGEI; encoded by the coding sequence ATGGCAAAACCAGATAACCGTTATAATAACGCAGAGCGTTTAGAACAAATGGTCAATAATACAATCGAGAACTTAGAGGAAGCCCATAAAACGCTCCAAAATGAAGATTTAAATAGTGCTGATCGTGAAGCGATTGAAGCGAAAAACGCGCGTAGAGAACAAAGCATCGAAGGCTTTAAAGCAGAGATTGAAGATGAAATTGCTGCACGTGAAAACGGCGAAATTTAA
- the nadE gene encoding ammonia-dependent NAD(+) synthetase — MEDTQKKIIAEMKVKQTIDVTNEIEQRVKFLKQYVRKTNTKGLVLGISGGQDSTLAGKLCQMAIDELNAAEASHSYQFIAVRLPYGEQFDEQDAQDALAFIAPSKNLTVNIKAAVDASVKAFTDATGQELSHFMKGNTKARERMKVQYDIGAYYQCLVVGTDHSAEAITGFYTKHGDGACDIVPLFGLNKRQGRQLLQHLGCPKHLYFKVPTADLEDDKPGLPDEAALGFTYENIDDYLEGKQVPTEISAKIEAKFKVTEHKRQGPVSIYDDWWK, encoded by the coding sequence ATGGAAGATACACAGAAAAAGATTATTGCAGAAATGAAAGTAAAGCAAACGATTGATGTCACAAATGAAATTGAGCAACGTGTTAAATTTTTAAAACAATACGTACGTAAAACAAATACCAAAGGCCTAGTATTAGGGATATCGGGTGGACAAGACTCCACGTTGGCAGGGAAACTATGTCAAATGGCTATTGACGAGCTGAACGCAGCTGAAGCAAGCCATTCTTATCAGTTTATCGCCGTTCGGCTTCCTTATGGTGAACAATTTGATGAACAAGATGCTCAGGATGCATTAGCGTTTATCGCTCCTTCTAAAAATTTGACCGTTAATATTAAAGCTGCTGTCGATGCATCAGTAAAAGCGTTTACCGATGCTACGGGTCAAGAGCTTAGTCATTTTATGAAGGGGAACACAAAAGCGCGGGAAAGAATGAAGGTCCAATACGATATCGGTGCCTATTATCAATGTTTAGTCGTTGGTACGGACCATTCAGCAGAAGCTATTACTGGCTTTTATACAAAACATGGCGACGGCGCTTGTGACATTGTTCCACTTTTTGGGTTAAATAAAAGGCAAGGTAGACAATTATTGCAACACTTAGGCTGTCCCAAACACCTCTACTTTAAAGTTCCAACGGCTGATTTAGAAGACGATAAACCTGGTTTACCTGATGAGGCGGCTCTAGGATTTACCTATGAAAATATCGATGACTATTTAGAGGGTAAGCAAGTACCTACGGAAATTAGCGCAAAAATTGAAGCGAAATTCAAAGTAACCGAACATAAACGTCAAGGCCCAGTCAGTATTTATGATGATTGGTGGAAGTGA
- a CDS encoding PHP domain-containing protein: MKNADLHMHTTASDGGYTPRELVAKCKEVGLEFIAITDHDTVSGVAEAIEVGKTVGLTVIPGIEFSTKESGVSVHILGYGIDVTNEALLKMLDEQQKLRKKRMAEMVTKFANLNIHVNEADILKEADGGSIGRPHVARVLVNMGIVKDVAEAFELYLGEGKPCYVKKEREMTPMEALNWIAESKGVAVLAHPVYYHLDDKIADWVKTGLLQGVEVYHRDHDEAVQEHYEKLVQQLEESLDIQLLRTGGSDFHHEDYGRVREPLGVTRVENELALKLLARIV; the protein is encoded by the coding sequence TTGAAAAATGCGGATTTGCACATGCATACGACAGCATCTGATGGGGGTTATACACCTCGAGAGTTAGTCGCAAAATGTAAGGAAGTTGGATTAGAGTTTATTGCGATTACTGATCATGATACGGTGAGCGGCGTCGCTGAAGCTATTGAAGTAGGAAAAACTGTTGGATTGACTGTGATCCCTGGAATTGAGTTTTCTACCAAAGAAAGTGGCGTCAGTGTACATATTTTAGGTTATGGAATTGATGTAACCAACGAAGCTCTTCTAAAGATGCTTGATGAACAACAAAAGTTAAGAAAAAAGCGAATGGCCGAGATGGTTACCAAGTTTGCGAACCTAAACATTCACGTCAATGAAGCAGACATCTTAAAAGAAGCGGATGGGGGGAGCATTGGAAGACCTCACGTTGCCAGGGTTCTCGTAAACATGGGAATTGTAAAAGATGTAGCAGAAGCATTTGAGCTTTATTTAGGAGAGGGAAAACCCTGTTACGTCAAAAAGGAACGGGAAATGACTCCAATGGAAGCATTGAATTGGATTGCAGAATCAAAGGGAGTAGCTGTTCTTGCGCACCCTGTATACTATCATCTAGATGATAAAATTGCTGATTGGGTAAAAACGGGCTTGCTTCAAGGAGTTGAGGTGTATCACCGAGATCATGATGAAGCGGTTCAAGAGCATTATGAAAAACTCGTTCAACAACTAGAAGAAAGTTTAGACATTCAGTTGTTAAGAACAGGTGGCTCTGATTTTCACCATGAAGATTATGGGAGAGTTCGTGAGCCGTTGGGGGTTACTCGCGTGGAAAATGAATTAGCTCTCAAATTGCTCGCTAGGATCGTTTAG
- a CDS encoding reverse transcriptase-like protein, with protein MKIRLEIAYKPKNGTSQYDMNTDFLPVQEALFLSEDFEKTGRFTKIDFIDETGASWLKKHLKKYLDSLKEEPHNVLLYFDGGFHEEKRLSGVGVVIYYEQNEKYYRLRKNELLEQLTSNNEAEFAALWTALNELEALGVHHLPITVKGDSLVVINQAKGEWPCYEEEHTRWLDRIDEKIKALGLTVTYEAINRAENKEADQLASQALTETYIDATTEVKKYHH; from the coding sequence ATGAAAATACGTCTAGAGATCGCTTATAAACCGAAAAACGGCACAAGTCAATACGACATGAATACCGATTTCTTACCAGTTCAAGAAGCACTTTTCTTAAGTGAAGATTTCGAAAAAACTGGACGTTTTACGAAAATTGACTTTATTGATGAAACTGGAGCAAGTTGGTTGAAGAAACATTTAAAGAAATACCTAGACAGCCTAAAAGAAGAACCTCACAATGTGCTGCTGTATTTTGATGGTGGCTTTCATGAAGAAAAACGCCTATCAGGGGTCGGTGTCGTCATTTACTATGAACAAAATGAAAAGTACTATCGACTCCGAAAGAACGAATTGCTAGAACAACTTACTTCTAACAACGAAGCTGAATTTGCAGCTTTATGGACGGCACTTAACGAACTTGAAGCACTCGGTGTTCATCACCTGCCGATCACCGTTAAGGGGGACTCATTGGTGGTTATAAACCAAGCAAAGGGTGAATGGCCTTGCTACGAAGAAGAACATACGCGTTGGCTTGATCGAATTGATGAGAAAATTAAAGCTCTTGGCTTAACAGTTACGTACGAGGCAATTAACCGGGCTGAAAACAAAGAAGCAGACCAGCTAGCCTCACAAGCACTAACTGAGACCTATATTGATGCAACGACAGAAGTGAAAAAATATCACCATTAA
- the metA gene encoding homoserine O-succinyltransferase — translation MPIKIPDALPAKEILLRENIFVMDESRAFSQDIRPLKIVILNLMPVKEVTETQLLRLLGNTPLQVEVSFIHPDTHQSKNTSQQHLQTFYQSFTEIQDKKFDGMIITGAPIEHLPFEDVTYWDELKQIMTWSVTNVTSTLHICWGAQAGLYHHYGVRKYVLEEKVFGVFSHSVCNRTVNLLRGFDDEYVVPQSRYTEVRKEDINKVADIEILSESPESGVNIVASKNGKQIFITGHFEYDATTLKSEYERDMEKGLETCCPLHYFVNNDETSEPRLRWRAHANLLFSNWLNYYVYQETPYDLSNK, via the coding sequence ATGCCAATAAAAATTCCTGATGCCCTACCGGCAAAAGAAATTTTACTGAGAGAAAATATATTTGTCATGGATGAAAGTCGAGCATTTAGTCAAGACATTCGTCCACTAAAAATCGTCATCTTAAATTTAATGCCTGTAAAGGAAGTGACCGAAACACAATTACTTCGTTTACTAGGCAATACACCCTTACAGGTGGAAGTATCGTTTATCCATCCGGATACGCATCAATCCAAAAATACTTCACAGCAACATTTGCAGACATTTTATCAGTCCTTTACGGAAATTCAGGATAAGAAATTCGATGGGATGATTATTACTGGTGCGCCAATCGAGCATCTCCCATTTGAAGACGTAACCTACTGGGATGAGCTAAAACAAATCATGACTTGGTCTGTTACTAATGTCACCTCTACATTACATATTTGCTGGGGAGCACAGGCAGGACTCTATCATCATTACGGCGTTCGTAAATATGTTTTGGAAGAAAAAGTGTTTGGCGTATTTTCACATTCCGTTTGTAACCGAACAGTGAACCTATTAAGAGGCTTTGATGATGAGTATGTTGTTCCGCAATCTCGCTATACTGAAGTACGTAAAGAGGATATAAACAAGGTGGCGGACATCGAAATTTTATCTGAATCTCCTGAATCAGGAGTTAATATTGTAGCGTCTAAAAATGGAAAACAAATCTTCATTACGGGTCATTTCGAATATGACGCGACAACATTGAAAAGCGAGTACGAGCGTGATATGGAAAAAGGATTAGAGACCTGTTGCCCACTTCACTACTTTGTAAATAACGACGAAACTTCCGAACCACGACTTCGGTGGCGTGCCCATGCCAATTTACTGTTTTCAAATTGGTTGAACTACTATGTGTATCAAGAAACCCCTTATGATTTAAGTAATAAATAA
- a CDS encoding multicopper oxidase domain-containing protein: MRKIWYLVVFIFLLLGCSNDVAKSDEKSNGNVYEPIAGHKDLHQPPVPIEYERISENEVNITMTAQITDINIERHITYKAWTFNGEAPGPLVVVNEGDIINFTLKNLDPIIPHSMDFHAVHASPKRDFADVMPNEEGTFRYQANYPGVFMYHCGTPSVLAHIANGMHGVILVMPKDGYPTDHEIDREFVLIQNEWYKYNDLDDMLNGVPSQVVFSAKALREGDINTNGTTYDLKDTPLEAKVGEKIRMYVNNVGPNEISSFHVVGTVLDDVYVDGNPYNHFKGLQTVILPASGGAVVEFTVKEPGTYPIVTHQFNHAEKGAVALLVVSE; the protein is encoded by the coding sequence ATGCGGAAAATATGGTATCTTGTTGTTTTTATTTTTCTACTTTTAGGATGTTCAAACGATGTTGCAAAGAGTGATGAAAAATCTAATGGAAATGTTTATGAACCAATCGCAGGGCACAAAGACCTTCACCAACCTCCTGTACCAATTGAATATGAAAGAATTAGTGAAAATGAAGTAAATATTACAATGACAGCTCAGATAACAGATATAAATATTGAGAGACACATCACCTATAAAGCTTGGACATTTAATGGAGAGGCTCCTGGTCCTTTAGTGGTTGTAAATGAAGGAGATATCATTAATTTCACTTTAAAAAACCTCGACCCAATTATTCCGCATAGCATGGATTTTCACGCAGTCCATGCCTCCCCTAAGAGAGATTTTGCAGATGTCATGCCAAATGAAGAAGGTACTTTTAGATATCAAGCGAATTATCCCGGTGTTTTTATGTACCATTGTGGAACGCCATCGGTGTTAGCTCATATCGCCAACGGTATGCATGGAGTCATCCTTGTCATGCCGAAGGATGGCTACCCAACTGATCATGAAATTGACCGTGAATTTGTTCTCATTCAAAATGAGTGGTACAAATACAATGATCTCGATGATATGTTAAACGGTGTTCCAAGTCAGGTGGTATTCTCTGCTAAAGCGCTACGTGAAGGGGATATCAATACGAACGGTACCACTTATGATTTAAAAGATACTCCGCTAGAAGCAAAAGTGGGGGAGAAGATTAGAATGTACGTCAATAACGTTGGACCTAATGAGATAAGCTCCTTTCACGTAGTAGGAACAGTATTAGACGACGTCTATGTAGATGGTAACCCGTACAATCACTTTAAGGGATTACAGACAGTTATTTTACCGGCTAGTGGGGGAGCTGTGGTTGAGTTCACTGTAAAAGAGCCTGGAACATATCCTATCGTTACTCATCAATTTAATCATGCAGAAAAAGGGGCGGTAGCCTTATTAGTAGTATCTGAATAA
- a CDS encoding EAL-associated domain-containing protein — MDALEVLMNVDKIVPYFQPIFSATKQSVIGYEVLGRIKIDNEVISLGSFFNNDSIPDEYVIEVDEQLQLMAFEYYCRAQQTTDLFINCNANILMNDEDYTEKLLNRIQSFETRGLKLENIVLEIREHDYHGDLSQLGHLIMYLKSLGIRIAIDDVGKGGSNLDRIAQLEPDIIKVDLDFIKGVSISQAHRDVLFSLSTFARKMGATLLFEGIGDLTKLNAAWRNGGRYYQGFYLARPASEFVVEDCCKEKLKSEFQQFINHERTNLNNQYIFTDELNNRLEQVVKKDKKLPLEELIKGAATNLQDVSFRLYICDQYGFQRSSNYLKSTNGWQKQEDYIGKNWSWRPYFLETIVRMQYEKRGVLSDLYSDIETNEFIRTFSYPINEELYLFLDIPYAFLYEKKGLL; from the coding sequence ATGGATGCATTAGAGGTATTAATGAATGTTGATAAAATTGTCCCATATTTCCAACCGATTTTTAGTGCAACTAAGCAGAGTGTGATCGGTTATGAGGTTCTTGGTAGAATAAAGATTGATAATGAAGTTATTAGTTTAGGGAGCTTTTTTAATAATGATAGTATTCCTGATGAATATGTGATCGAGGTGGACGAACAACTTCAGTTGATGGCCTTTGAGTACTATTGTCGGGCGCAGCAAACTACTGATTTATTTATTAATTGTAATGCCAATATTCTAATGAATGATGAAGATTATACAGAGAAACTACTTAATCGTATTCAATCATTTGAAACTCGTGGTCTGAAGCTTGAGAATATTGTGCTAGAGATTAGGGAACACGATTACCATGGAGATCTATCACAACTAGGACATCTAATCATGTATTTGAAAAGCCTAGGTATTAGAATTGCCATCGATGATGTTGGAAAGGGTGGCAGCAATTTAGACAGAATTGCGCAACTTGAACCTGATATTATAAAGGTTGATTTAGATTTTATTAAAGGAGTTTCCATTTCTCAAGCACATCGAGATGTGTTATTTTCTTTATCAACATTTGCTAGGAAAATGGGCGCAACACTATTGTTTGAAGGGATTGGAGACTTAACGAAATTAAATGCTGCATGGAGGAATGGCGGTCGTTATTACCAAGGCTTTTATTTAGCGAGACCTGCTTCTGAGTTCGTCGTCGAAGATTGCTGTAAAGAAAAACTGAAATCAGAGTTCCAGCAGTTTATTAATCATGAGCGCACCAATCTAAATAATCAATACATATTTACTGATGAATTAAATAATCGTCTTGAACAAGTCGTCAAAAAAGACAAGAAATTGCCTTTAGAAGAGTTAATTAAGGGTGCAGCAACAAATCTTCAAGACGTTAGCTTTCGCCTTTATATTTGTGATCAGTATGGATTTCAACGCTCCTCAAATTATCTAAAAAGTACGAATGGATGGCAAAAGCAAGAAGATTATATAGGGAAAAATTGGAGTTGGCGACCATATTTTCTTGAGACAATTGTCAGAATGCAGTACGAAAAACGTGGTGTGTTATCTGATTTATACAGTGACATTGAAACGAATGAATTTATTCGGACATTTTCATATCCGATAAATGAAGAACTTTATTTATTTCTTGATATTCCTTACGCGTTCCTCTATGAAAAGAAAGGCTTGTTATAA